The Amphiura filiformis chromosome 8, Afil_fr2py, whole genome shotgun sequence genomic sequence AGCAGTGGTGTATTAAATATAGGTGGAGGCACAGAATGAGGAAATAAATCCTGTGCACAAATGAATTTatgtttagagaataaaggtattgtttttagctgctggagtgcatctatcgtctcatatcgACAATatattaagtaaaacaacgaggcgaagcggAGTtatttacgccaaaaataatggtgttgcgtgttatatgagacgatagatgcacgacagcagctaaaaaacaatatctttattctcattcttaaacacttcaatcaaataaatttattaatcataagtattccaaattgtaatcaaattaaaccctacattttacaaggaatataccaagaatcgatcagtcccgttgttgctatgcacctctgattggttcaaatagcgtgtacgagtatcgcgtcgactcgCACATGCTaataaagtgtgtgatatcacacatgtaagaaccaataagattgcaaggacattctcaagtgtttaactTATATACTTATTGGTTACTTATTGCAATATAGCAATCTTTcttacaatggactattccagttgaaatccatataccagtcaacattaatgggtatattttcacgggaaaattttctggacacgtgaccaatgggtatcaatgtaagtgtgaccttgagcctgatctctgacccccggcggtgacctcgctattcaagtcttagtaattttgaattggaatagtattcttggctgcaatttcgatagaaattcatgtcttgcaaatttattaaatatcatgcaatcttaatttcttcacaatatcatcaaaacgtaatttcaaaaatatctacctacggaaaaaatatttattcacggaaactcttaccataatattattaactcaTGCGACAGGTTACTTATTTTGCACCAAAGGAgacattcttcctattcaaatacattggtagaccacccgctgtgctcggggtcacattccttaatgctaatatgtctgcgcccatgggtgtcacgtgtccagaaaattttcccgtgaaaatttacctattcaTTCTGACTGTATACcctcaatggaagacatgaccttaattttccacacaggatgtgtgcatttcaaatggggttacctgaatgggtgactccatttgaattctacactccctgcgtgggagattaaggtcatgtcttccataggtggtgtatggattttaactggaatagcccaatgtgatgTTACATTGAAAGGTACAATATGGCGGCTGCGACATACACCGGTAATGTAGTCAGGGTGCTGATACATACATGATGCTGTTGTTGCAATACTTATTTGCTATAATTGTTAACAGGCTTAAAATTACTGAGACAAAACATTGTGCTTTAAACAGATTAGACAACACAAGTATCAATCGAGAACTGAGCAACTCTTAAGAAATAAGGACCAAGTCAATAATCCCATACTGACTTagccctaacccaactaggactcactaaagctcactattaaaaccactctgcgtgcatacattccacgggacttgatgacgcaatcagaccaagtcatatatacccagggaattgtcACCTGTGTAgatacatgctggggatcttctgcgtggcatgcgaggggtccgaggttcgaatcccgggggtaccaagtgactttcttcttcatcttctctcctttttcgttccttctttccttccgatagcacaaaaaccacgggtagggttagggttaggtcacACTTTAATTTAGTGATTTTTCGCTACTGGGTTTTCATCTATGACTGAATTTATATCAATAATTGATAGGATGTGTATGTATGCTGTGGCTGACATAATGTACCTTTTCAAGTAATACCTTACAAATTGTTTTTCACATATtcaagtaatgggctattccatttaaaatccacactacccctgtggaagattttggaaatatcttccacaggaggagtatgtttttcaaatgtaattggtcacatttattcattttgaaacccatactccccctgtattatggctttacctatatcttccacagctggtgtgagtatttcaaatggaagttacccaagtgtctattctattcaaaattgataccccctctgtggcagactttagctaaatcttccacaggggtagtgtggattttaaatggaatagcccaatacaggcATCAAAACTATATTGGAAGTTTCATCACGCATATAATTCAAGAcggaattgaaaagactagtactgcgcaggtcagtaaccaatcacatcgcgcctttgccctgaagtCAGAcgaaaactagtctttttaattcggtcttcaattataacaacACTAACTTGAATTCATGTGCTTGGTTTAACTGAGCATGTCTTGATTATTTTATGGGTTAAAAAGTAATTACTTGAAAGACACTGAGATAAATCAATGAACATGCCCTTTGATGATGCATCCAGGTGCAAGCCCCACAGGGGCTCCACATCTCATCACATTTACCtctaaaattcacacacaatgtgACAGATACATCATGTGGTTCGATAACAAACTCAGTTTGCTTGTTTTACTTCAATACCAAACTCAACTTATTGCTCATTCCCAAGTAAATATATgcagattaaagccatattataacattttcatacaaaacagataaatatttctttgccataaaatgtcagctttgactgtcagatatatcccctttactTTTGAGCCTAACAACttactaaggcaaagcaaagaagattggaatttactaccagcgccgatgtcgctcATACGTATCACTAtttcggtcgtgttatggtacgatcctttattgtgatgaaaaatattgagggcatcctcaacaaatgttataatatggctttaaaactaTGTCATAAAATGCCACAATGGCATGCATGCTACATAGACCATTTCAAACGATATGatgttaaaaaataattaaaaggtCAATGAATACATGAACATGAATACATGAACAACtacatttgaatgaaaaaaataatcaaaatattggtcacttaaaaaaagaatgaaaagtgTAATCACTAATCAAACACACACTGCAAGGTGCACGGAAGCTCACTTCTTCCAAAAGGCAGCTCCTTTTTTCTTGTGTTTTTTCTCTTGAACTGGTTTTGAGGCATTCGCCTGATAGCATTTAGAACAGAAAAATTCTGTTGCTTGTGTTCCATAGAAGTCGCAGTCGGGTGAGCGGCAAGGTTTTGTCCCTGCTGCTGCCCCCGCTGAACCTTTCCCTCCATTGCTCTTGACTGCACTTTTCACTTCTGATTTAGGCAATGCTTTTTGAACCTGACTCATATCATAATTTGAGCGCGGTTGCGAGCTCATAGGGGGCTGACTAACTGGACGCCCTCGAGGAGATTTTGGACTGCGATTGCCTGGGTAACCAGTGGTTGTCACCACAAGCCTGCCATCTGGAACTGACATTCTCCCATCGGGTGAAGTCCTGTTAACTTGCGGGGGTGCAGTCCTCACCCCATGAGGGAATTCTTGAGGAGCCGGCCTCATTCCAGGTGGGAATTGAGATGAAGGGGGATATCCTCTGCTCTTTGTCTGCGGCTGCTGCATGTGACTACTAGGGATTGCATTGCTTGTATGTTTTGGATTGGCTTGTCTATTCACATATACTATACTCTCAGGCACTTTAGGTTGCTGCTGGTGGTAATGTACTGGTTGGCTGACAGGGCGCCCCCTAGAGTCCATAACAGGCCCTCTAGATGGCTGTTGTATTGCTACATTACCTAACTCGTTGCGTAGCTGGATACCTATTTGGTATACCTTCTCTTTTTGGATTTTGGTGGGATTCTCTAGGAAGATCATGGCTTGGATTACCAATCTGACTACTCGGATTAACAACCGGGTGAATCCTAGGTTGCTGCTGATGTTGTGGGGATCTCGGAGCATGCTGGATATGCCGAGAGGACTCATTCTCCAACAACATCAGCAGCTTTTGCTCGTCTTCAAACCTAAGCTTAGCTCGTTGTAGATAGTTCGATATCATTTCGTCGTGAAGTTGATGTCTTCTCTCCGTCATTTTGGCACCGATGACCAGACACTTATCCTCAAGATTTGCCGTGGTAATATGAGGAGCCCTATCCGCATTAATATTGTCAGCACTAGATGCTCCGCGTAGATCCGCCTTGCCCTTTTTCGTCCCGCCCTTTTCAAGACCGGAGAAAACTTCAACTTCTGACCGAACGATGCTTTCTTTTTCACCTTTCGATCTTTTCCGTTCTTTGGATCAAGTCTTTCCGACTCACTTGAACTGCTTGATATTTGACGGTGCAGATCTTGCAATCCGTTTTCGCTCTTGCTGCTTTCCACGGAGATCTCTCGTTGTAAGCCAGGTATGGGTACGATGACCAAGTTGAGATATCGTTTGAGTATGACAAGTTTCTGTGCTAAACTTAGACTGAGTCTATTTCCATTGGGATTAGCGCTGTTGTCGTTCTCATCTTTAttccattgccagttaggaccGGGATCCACTGAGAAGTGTAGGGGTAAAAGCTTATGACTGTGGTCGGTCACTGGAATCACAGCTGAAAGAGAACAAAAAGGAAAATAAATCAACCTAAATCAACTAGTTGCAGTGCAGATCAATAGGTACTATCACTTTCTCCACATTCAGTGTTTTGCGTGAACACTCTAAAATTCATAGATATAATTGAAGACATAATTAAAAAGACTATTATGCGTCTGACgttatctgtcaatcaaactcgggcaTGATGGTTTGTTTACACGTATTgtgatgatgagttgctgaacgtGGCGGTAAAACAGGGTGCCTTaagttaattttgcaccttgaaatatacaaaccgtctcaaaagttaagTTTTCATAGTAGCAAACTTTCTTTCCCGTAGGCAACATGTCAACAATgcatagaaaagttgcttttgccttgtaaaagtactgtgattccttttctccgatcggcaccagatgcatcgaccttccttttacgcgctattaaccaatcaagggtcgtaaCGAGTTTGATTGACATGACGTCAgaagcaaactagtctttttacttgtctttaattataatcatGTAATAACAAACACCACACTAAAACAAAATGTTAGAATAACAGGTTAGCGAGGCAGTCAAATTTAGAAACCATACTAATATCGTATCTACATTGATACAGGGGATAGTGATCCATATTACTTGTGGAGCTGTGTCCAAAGTATGAGGCTATGCGCTATTATAATCCAATTGACCTAAgccctaaaaaaaattgtatgcCTTTAAAGCTCTAAGGTCAGGGTCGgtcatttttgttttgctttgtttttataAAAACTTTGATACAAACAATATTAAAAGCTGTTCATGGCAAACGATGATTTAAATGGTTTTATCATCAGCATGTGAAATACAAAttacaaacatgcaaaccatttaTGGAATTTTAATCTaaatatatgaaaattcaaatataacAGGAAAAAATTGTGACCCTAGATTTTCATGTCGGTCAGAAAAGGCAAtacaacctttttttgggacCCTAATCTATCAATATTCTGGCTGAAAATTGTTGTCAACCAAAGCACCGGAGCTGATTTGAACACATGTATAGATACCTGTACAAATGGGCTGGCATGAAACAACtgggaaaaatattaaggggtactacacccatgtggtaaattgtgactatttttgcattttttttttcaaaaaataattacacactggtaacaaaagttatgtatattattggggcaaggaatccaattactacactaaaacttcagtgactcaagacaagcggttcagtatatatgataggaaacgaggtacatcctagcggtaccttatttctgatcataaataacaaaccgcttgttttgggtcactgaaattccagtgtagtaattggattccttgcccctataatatacttaacctttgttaccactgtgttattagtttttgagaaaaatgcaaaaatagacacaaatttaacgaggggtgtagtatccccttaaataaaataattatcgcCCAACTTGAAAGAAAACTTTACCTTGTTGTTGGATAAAGTCCTCTTTATTTCTAACCCTTTCCATAGGCACCAGCGCTGAGAAATGTGCAGCATCATAGGTGAGCACTAGTGGTGTCTTTTGACACTGATGGACCTATAGGTACAACAGAAATAGTTTGATCACATTACATGTTTCCTACTTAGTACTATACTACAGAGATACCATCTGGTTTGTTAAAAAAGCAGAACTTTAATTAATATTGTGACAAAATAGTCAACAGTAATAAGCTTGCAATCACTTTTGTGTGGTTTCGTTCAAGTCCAGCTTGATCCATGGAGGCCaaaagcggcaaatttgaaattgagataaaggtaaaaatatggagtaaaaaaaacaataaaatacataagaaaatagacatcacaaaacttcataactttagaaccaagtatgctagatctttggaatttttcagtatatgatagcctaatctTTGTAtacggtaataattatagtaattcaattttcaaaaatgcctcctttggcctccatggaccagactgTGTCACAATAAAGCTTCCTCACACACTCAAAAACCAAACCAAATCTGTTGTCATCTTCCTCCTCCAACCACAACCAGtacaatttatttttacattCTTTAAAACCATTTTTCAACTAGATTTGTTCAATTTCACTGTTTCAAATATGAAATTCAGTGACACGCTATCGCCGTTATTTGGTTCCCAGCACTATACATTGTTTGtgctgtttaccctgactgctcatatccaaacgtaccagacttgagtcctgtttatcaggtacagtctgtgtagctcatgGTTAGAGTGCTCGCCCCACAAGTGAGAGGTCTGGGGTTTAAGTCCCCGCACAGACatgtatgtccggagtttttactctggtttaTCTGTCTATGCACATTATTCAGGCCATCCAGAAAATGCCACTCTTGGCATGTGTTAGTGCGCCACCTATTGGTGAAACTGTTTCAACTCCTGGAACACAACAACGGCTGCCATGAACGATAGAGTGAATGTTATAGTAGTGTATATCCCTGCAAAATTGTAGTTAAATATTCATGTGGACATGAACAATTGTTGGTTTTCGATATATATTAAATTCTGTACATAATCTTACAATATTTGCTTAATTTTGTATGTGCCAGTTGGAAGGAAGCTTATTTTGATTGTTTGGGGTATTTTaatggcttaagggggtactacacccctgtccaattttgtgcctatttttgcttttttctcaaatattatagcccattggtgaccatggtgacaagtaagatatgtatattataggggcaaggactacaactactgcactggaaattttatttcagcacagacaacagttgtggagttacagtcaaaaatgagggaaaaccagtatttgatcaataaatcaataactacctgccttgagttgctgaattttcagggcAATATAGTTGTAGTCGttgcccctacaacatgcatatcttaattgtcaccaatgcgctataatttttgagaaaaatgcaaaaataggcacaaaattggccaggggtgtagtacccccttaaacaaaggGAACTAAATAGATGTTGTTGAGAAATAAAACAGCTataacatactttttgaattttgacatttgCTTGGTTTgctcttgaaatataagaaattTACAATAACACCTCATTTTCAAACCCTTCCACTGATTCAAATATTAATCAATGATCTATGTCTGGAGTACCAATCACTCACACATCAGATACTgaaataatattggatggctgagcatgataccataacatataggatgagtcataaaaatatcggacgagtcagcggcgagttcgatatttgtatgatttaatccgatatgttatggtatcatgcgaaataagccatccaatattatcattattaggctttcttaactcctaataaccctgaaaacataataatgtcttTGATCGACATTTGATCGACATTTGATCGATTGAAAATGAGCCATTTTGTCAAGtgtcaaaatttgaaaagtagagcagttttattcctcaaccacatcaactATTAACTTGTGTTGGGTGTGGGCATTAAAGTACCCAACAATTTAAGTTTCCGACgacacagttctttcagggacaccctgtacaaaggGGACAAGGGTGTTAGTattacagagatgccacttggtgttgacaaaatttcctgaaaaacatggaaaaaatctgaaaatgcacTTTTCCCTGTTGTTTTACATAGGAAGGGTAGGGcaaaaatttcttgaaatttgtcaattttctttataatttcctgaaatcaggaaatttcctgaagagtGGCATCTCTGGTATTATGATTTGTCGCACCCACCTGACAATCCAATGGTAAGTAGATTCCACCGAATGGAATGGGTGCAAACGCCTCCCCATCTGCATCTCTTAACACAGTGTCTGACACGACCAGGATTGGCCTCTGAAGTATGTTGGCTAGAACAAACACATGGAACTCCTCTAAACTCTCATAAAGCGGATCTTCATCGTCGTCATAAGCAGGGGATAGTGCAGTGGGAGATTCAGGTTCTTCTGCTAGGGTATCGAGGGGGCTGAAAAAATTTGGTGCAATATAATCAATTACTTaacaaatattatatatatttttaggtCAATAACtgtttatttaatatttgttgaGAGAGAAATAGGAAATGATACATCTTGAGGGATAGTGCATTAGACAAGTCAACATCTCATGATACACAGAAAAAATCCCgcaatttttttactatttttatatcaaaatattaacTAAACATGTTGGAAATATAAATACATCTACAATGTAGCTAGAAGGAAAATGAATCATACGAAAAATACACAAAGCGTATGTGTGCAAAAGCACTGCCTGCCGTAGTACTCTGTGTATTTTTCTaatagcttttctgattggctgctgtatgtgacctgctaccacgaaatgagtgtaCAGTCGCAAGttgggtgttctttgtttcacacgcacctgttcaagccagtagtatgtctgtatgtcctttgtgaatggggacgcAATGGGTCATTCACAAAGgaactggcttgtacaggtgccctgcaaacaaagaacatcaattcagTCAGCCAAGATGTCTAGAAACTACAAACTTGAGACTTCATTCTCATTTCCTGGTAGCACCAGCGTTCGAAATACGGCCGCTTAgctggccattggcctgtaactttttggcctggccagtaacttttctgactggcatctagttgccggcccggctggccgttaactttttaaggtcaagcccggctggcctgtaactttttgaggtatatttcgaacactgggtaGCACATCACATGAAGGAGTGTATGAATGCTTTACAACACATGTAATATTAAATTTATAGTTTGCTTTTTAATTGCACAGATCGTCGGCTTCATCATAAAATGACTGATGTGAACAATCAGGTAAAATCCATAGTGAGGGTGATGAGATTTCACTAAAACCAATTTCACATAGTGGCAGATAACTTTTACAATCTATTACATAATGAGATGTatgattttacaacattttaatattttgcaaataGCTTTCAAAAGTTCACTTTCAATAGTCATGTGAATTGAGTTTTCCCAATGTTCGtttcttgataaatttgcgatcgacatatgtcactatgtgatacaTTCTGATGTTCACATCCATCACTATATGAATGAGTTTAGGGGTATAAAATAGGTTTACATGAAATTAAGTTATGGTTAGGTCACACTTACGAAGCACCAGTTGTGGGAGGGGAGTTCTTGTTGGGTGTGCGAGGCTCAGCTGATGCTAACTTGAGTAAACTCTTCCACTCTTCATCCCACTCTTCTTCTGAGTATACCAATCCAGACTGCAATGTGAAAGTTTAAATGCAATAAAGAGTTTATTGAATATTAAAGTGACAGTTAAGCATTTCTGTTATTTATTACTTTTTTCTTTATTGAAGGTAAGACTGAAAAGGCTACACCTCCCACTCACTGTGTCATCAAGTTAGATATGCAGCAATGGGACAAATAACTTGAGTCAAAGACATTTTAGTGAAGATTACACAAATGAAATGCAGATGGACAGGACATCTGTCAAGAACACAAGAAAATCAAGAACACAAATTCAAATTAAGAAGttaattatatttttgacatgctattttaaatggaatttttcAAAGTGTCCATTTTGATTGGGGAGCATATACCCCCGGTAAACCACTGTCGTAAttgaaaaggtcatgaaaacatgcATATTACCAACAAGAACAATGTCACAGTTTATACCAAGGAAGATACCATATTGACAATAAAAGAAGTATGCTCATTAACCGAGTCTGTACCTGTAGAAAACATGATACAGTTAAGAGCTCATATAAGAGCACCCTTTACATTCCCAaataggctatttcagttgaaagccCCTCacggaggacatgaccttaat encodes the following:
- the LOC140159202 gene encoding LOW QUALITY PROTEIN: uncharacterized protein (The sequence of the model RefSeq protein was modified relative to this genomic sequence to represent the inferred CDS: inserted 1 base in 1 codon; deleted 1 base in 1 codon), translating into MASSNNMLSQFISVTKTDPGLAQDLLEGQHWNWDLAMQDFKQLQDIGATPMTSPMPAKTPVAHSMSTPTMADGDKNLLGMPAVNSNGSRSPGAPRKKLVRGISKANARLVGLTRQEVVEDENDPATGYHLVETPMYTFVLPDLDMYTTEFRAFIEKDLLEMTTMVSLENATCLNWWANACPRLWPMATTGDGNCLLHAASLGMWGFHDRQLTLRKALCHALTENTNSPRMQRLKRRWRWQQTQVNKESGLVYSEEEWDEEWKSLLKLASAEPRTPNKNSPPTTGASPLDTLAEEPESPTALSPAYDDDEDPLYESLEEFHVFVLANILQRPILVVSDTVLRDADGEAFAPIPFGGIYLPLDCQVHQCQKTPLVLTYDAAHFSALVPMERVRNKEDFIQQQAVIPVTDHSHKLLPLHFSVDPGPNWQWNKDENDNSANPNGNRLSLSLAQKLVILKRYLNLVIVPIPGLQREISVESSKSENGLQDLHRQISSSSSESERLDPKNGKDRKVKKKASFGQKLKXFSGLEKGGTKKGKADLRGASSADNINADRAPHITTANLEDKCLVIGAKMTERRHQLHDEMISNYLQRAKLRFEDEQKLLMLLENESSGISSMLRDPHNISSNLGFTRLLIRVVRLVIQAMIFLENPTKIQKEKVYQIGIQLRNELGNVAIQQPSRGPVMDSRGRPVSQPVHYHQQQPKVPESIVYVNRQANPKHTSNAIPSSHMQQPQTKSRGYPPSSQFPPGMRPAPQEFPHGVRTAPPQVNRTSPDGRMSVPDGRLVVTTTGYPGNRSPKSPRGRPVSQPPMSSQPRSNYDMSQVQKALPKSEVKSAVKSNGGKGSAGAAAGTKPCRSPDCDFYGTQATEFFCSKCYQANASKPVQEKKHKKKGAAFWKK